The DNA window TTCCAGCGCTCGGCCGAGGTGTTCGACACGACGATCGGCTGGCGCTTCATCAACCCGGTGCTGAAAGCGCAGTACGGCGTCGATTCCATGCCGGAGACCGGCGAGAATGTCGCCGAGGAGTTCCAGGTCTCGCGCGATGCGCAGGACGGCTTCGCGCTGCGCTCACAGGCCCGCACCGCGCGCGCCGCGGCGGCCGGCTTCCATGCCGGCGAGATCGTCGCCGTCCAGGTGCCGGGTGGCAAGGCCGGGCCGGTCGCCTTCGAGCGCGACGAGCATCCGCGCGCCGACACCACGCCCGAGACCCTCGCCCGGCTGAAGCCGATCGTGAAGGCCGGCGGCACGGTGACGGCCGGCAACGCCTCCGGCGTCAACGACGGCGCCGCAGCACTCGTGCTCGCCTCGGCGGCGGCGGTCGAGAAATACGGGCTGACCCCGCGCGGCCGCGTGCTCGGCCTCGCCTCGGCGGCGGTCGCACCGCGGATCATGGGCATCGGCCCGGCGCCCTCGACGCAGAAGCTGATGGCGCGGCTCGGCCTGACCATCGGCGCCTTCGACGCGATCGAATTGAACGAGGCCTTCGCCTCGCAGGCGGTGGCGGTGCTGCGCATGCTCGGGCTCGCCGAGGACGCCGAGCACGTCAACCCGAATGGCGGCGCCATCGCGCTCGGCCATCCGCTCGGCATGTCCGGCGCCCGCCTCGCCGGCAC is part of the Prosthecodimorpha staleyi genome and encodes:
- the pcaF gene encoding 3-oxoadipyl-CoA thiolase; the protein is MAEVFICDFVRTAIGRYGGSLARVRTDDLAAAPIRELARRHPILAEATEEVFFGSANQAGEDNRNVARMAALLAGLNPSVPGVTLNRLCASGLDAVGTAARAIKAGELDLAIAGGVESMTRAPLVMGKAQEAFQRSAEVFDTTIGWRFINPVLKAQYGVDSMPETGENVAEEFQVSRDAQDGFALRSQARTARAAAAGFHAGEIVAVQVPGGKAGPVAFERDEHPRADTTPETLARLKPIVKAGGTVTAGNASGVNDGAAALVLASAAAVEKYGLTPRGRVLGLASAAVAPRIMGIGPAPSTQKLMARLGLTIGAFDAIELNEAFASQAVAVLRMLGLAEDAEHVNPNGGAIALGHPLGMSGARLAGTVLRQLEASGGRVGLATMCVGVGQGVSLAVERVS